The following are from one region of the Luteimonas sp. MC1572 genome:
- a CDS encoding SulP family inorganic anion transporter, translating to MIAAVEAWRAGLFKRERWLADITAGIVVGIVALPLAMAFAIASGVKPEQGLYTAIIAGAAVALFGGTRIQVAGPTGAFVVILAGVVAEFGVQGLLVATLMAGVMLVLMGLARLGGVIRFIPDPVIVGFTAGIAVIIWVGQWQYFFGLPAPAAGAFYRQAWGLLQALPGLHLPTTLLALGSLALAVLGPRLPYLAKVPGPLLAMLAATVFNVAFAPQGVATIESAFGAIPRQLPSFAWPDMDFDTVTLLLPAAFTIAMLGAIESLLSAVIADGMGGTRHDSNQELVGQGIANILSPLFGGIAATGALARTATNHRNGATGPLAGVVHSITLLLVLVVLAPYAGKVPLCALAAILFVVAWNMSEAGRFLRMARKAPRADVVILLVTFALTLLTDLVVAVNIGVILAMFQFMRRMSASVEVVQHGQASLQQELALAGMEALPEDVLVYAIEGPFFFGSVDSLQRALSWSRTAPSHVALRLDRVPFMDATGLKRLESTITGLRARGIQVLLSGANLGVLRKLLRADIIRRDDPASYFKDLASALRYTQATRKGAEAPQDD from the coding sequence ATGATCGCCGCCGTCGAAGCCTGGCGCGCCGGGCTGTTCAAGCGTGAGCGCTGGCTCGCCGACATCACCGCGGGCATCGTGGTTGGCATCGTCGCCCTGCCGCTGGCGATGGCGTTCGCGATCGCCAGCGGGGTCAAGCCGGAGCAGGGCCTGTACACCGCGATCATCGCCGGAGCGGCGGTGGCGCTGTTCGGCGGCACGCGCATCCAGGTCGCGGGTCCTACCGGCGCCTTCGTGGTCATCCTCGCCGGGGTGGTGGCCGAGTTCGGCGTGCAGGGGCTGCTGGTGGCCACGCTGATGGCCGGCGTGATGCTGGTGCTGATGGGCCTGGCGCGCCTGGGCGGGGTGATCCGCTTCATTCCCGACCCGGTGATCGTGGGCTTCACTGCCGGCATCGCGGTGATCATCTGGGTGGGCCAGTGGCAGTACTTCTTCGGCCTGCCCGCGCCGGCCGCAGGCGCGTTCTACCGCCAGGCCTGGGGCCTGCTGCAGGCGCTGCCGGGCCTGCACCTGCCGACCACGCTGCTGGCGCTGGGCAGTCTGGCCTTGGCGGTCCTCGGCCCGCGATTGCCGTACCTGGCCAAGGTGCCGGGTCCCTTGCTGGCAATGCTGGCCGCAACCGTGTTCAACGTCGCGTTCGCGCCGCAGGGCGTGGCCACGATTGAATCCGCGTTCGGCGCGATCCCGCGCCAGCTGCCGTCGTTCGCCTGGCCGGACATGGACTTCGACACCGTGACCCTGCTGCTGCCGGCGGCGTTCACCATCGCCATGCTCGGCGCGATCGAATCGCTGCTGTCGGCGGTGATCGCCGACGGCATGGGCGGCACCCGCCACGACTCCAACCAGGAACTGGTGGGGCAGGGCATCGCCAACATCCTGTCGCCGCTGTTCGGCGGTATCGCCGCGACCGGCGCGCTGGCGCGCACCGCCACCAACCACCGCAACGGCGCGACCGGTCCGCTGGCCGGCGTGGTGCACTCGATCACCCTGCTGCTGGTGCTGGTGGTGCTGGCGCCGTATGCCGGCAAGGTCCCGCTGTGCGCGCTGGCGGCGATCCTGTTCGTCGTCGCCTGGAACATGAGCGAAGCGGGACGGTTCCTGCGCATGGCGCGCAAGGCGCCGCGCGCCGACGTGGTGATCCTGCTGGTGACCTTCGCCCTCACGCTCCTCACCGACCTGGTGGTGGCAGTGAATATCGGCGTGATCCTGGCCATGTTCCAGTTCATGCGCCGGATGAGCGCTTCGGTCGAAGTGGTCCAGCACGGGCAGGCCAGCCTGCAGCAGGAGTTGGCACTGGCCGGCATGGAAGCCCTGCCCGAGGACGTCCTGGTGTACGCGATCGAGGGCCCGTTCTTCTTCGGTTCGGTGGACTCGCTGCAGCGCGCCCTGTCCTGGTCGCGCACCGCGCCGAGCCACGTCGCGCTGCGCCTCGACCGCGTGCCCTTCATGGACGCCACCGGTCTCAAGCGACTCGAATCCACGATCACCGGCCTGCGCGCACGCGGCATCCAGGTGCTGCTCAGCGGCGCCAACCTCGGCGTCCTGCGCAAACTGCTGCGCGCCGACATCATCCGTCGCGACGATCCCGCCAGCTACTTCAAGGACCTCGCGTCCGCGCTGCGTTACACGCAGGCCACGCGCAAGGGCGCCGAGGCACCGCAGGACGATTGA
- a CDS encoding PhoH family protein has protein sequence MTDAKLIYVLDTNVLMHDPTALFKFEEHDVYLPMQVIEELDNGKKGTTEASRNARQASRFINELIEAQGADRIASGLRLERPGGLQLRGTGSSGCLRFQTTAPKEDAGSFAVTGPDNRILGAILDLRRTEPDHPVVFVSKDINLRIKAAIAGLASEDYENDRALDDFSLLYTGATALPEDFWQRHGKELKSWTDKGRTYYELRRTDDDDWHPNQYLYLPGDEDAELRVAKVEGDRVTLQIVDDYRSHQHAVWGIVARNREQNFALNALMDPEIDFVTLLGTAGTGKTLLALAAGLAQTMDAQRYREIIMTRATISVGEDIGFLPGTEEEKMTPWMGALTDNLEVLMPHNKDGGSWGRAATNDLLASRIKIRSMNFMRGRTLLDRWLILDEAQNLTPKQMKTLITRAGPGTKIVCLGNVEQIDTPYLTETTSGLTYAVDRFKHWAHSAHVTLRRGERSRLADYASEVL, from the coding sequence ATCACAGACGCCAAGCTGATCTACGTGCTCGACACCAATGTGCTGATGCACGACCCGACCGCGCTGTTCAAGTTCGAGGAGCATGACGTCTACCTTCCGATGCAGGTCATCGAGGAGCTCGACAACGGCAAGAAGGGCACGACGGAAGCGAGCCGCAACGCACGTCAGGCCAGCCGCTTCATCAACGAGCTGATCGAGGCGCAGGGCGCCGACCGCATCGCCTCGGGGCTCAGGCTCGAGCGCCCGGGCGGGCTGCAGCTGCGCGGCACCGGGAGTTCCGGCTGCCTGCGCTTCCAGACCACCGCGCCGAAAGAGGATGCCGGCTCGTTCGCGGTGACCGGGCCCGACAACCGCATCCTCGGCGCGATCCTGGACCTGCGCCGCACCGAGCCCGACCACCCGGTGGTGTTCGTCTCCAAGGACATCAACCTGCGCATCAAGGCCGCCATCGCCGGCCTGGCCAGCGAGGACTACGAGAACGACCGCGCGCTCGACGATTTCAGCCTGCTCTACACCGGCGCCACCGCGCTGCCGGAGGATTTCTGGCAGCGCCACGGCAAGGAGCTGAAGTCCTGGACCGACAAGGGCCGCACCTATTACGAGCTGCGCCGCACCGATGACGATGACTGGCATCCCAACCAGTACCTCTACCTGCCCGGCGACGAAGATGCCGAGCTGCGCGTGGCGAAGGTGGAAGGCGACCGGGTCACGCTGCAGATCGTCGACGACTACCGCAGCCACCAGCATGCGGTGTGGGGCATCGTGGCGCGCAACCGCGAGCAGAACTTCGCACTGAACGCGCTGATGGACCCGGAGATCGATTTCGTCACGCTGCTCGGCACCGCCGGCACGGGCAAGACATTGCTGGCGCTGGCCGCGGGCCTTGCGCAGACGATGGATGCGCAGCGCTACCGCGAGATCATCATGACGCGCGCCACCATCAGCGTGGGCGAGGACATCGGTTTCCTGCCGGGCACGGAGGAGGAAAAGATGACGCCCTGGATGGGCGCGTTGACCGACAACCTGGAAGTGCTGATGCCGCACAACAAGGACGGCGGCAGCTGGGGCCGGGCGGCGACCAACGACCTGCTGGCATCGCGCATCAAGATCCGCTCGATGAACTTCATGCGCGGGCGCACGCTGCTCGATCGCTGGTTGATCCTGGACGAGGCGCAGAACCTCACGCCCAAGCAGATGAAGACGCTGATCACGCGCGCGGGCCCGGGCACCAAGATCGTGTGCCTCGGCAACGTGGAGCAGATCGATACGCCGTACCTTACCGAGACCACTTCCGGGCTGACGTACGCGGTGGATCGCTTCAAGCACTGGGCGCACAGCGCGCACGTGACGCTGCGCCGCGGCGAGCGGTCGCGGCTGGCGGATTACGCGTCAGAGGTGCTGTAG
- a CDS encoding peroxiredoxin: MNEADTIDRATRDLPLQLSGGTTTTLGAYAGRWLALYFYPKDATPGCTTEGLDFNALLPEFEALAADVLGVSRDTVKSHDNFCTKQGFRFALVSDAEEALCRAFDVIREKNMYGRKVIGIERSTFLVDPGGRIHRAWRKVRVPGHAQAVLDALKDARSR; this comes from the coding sequence ATGAACGAAGCCGACACGATCGACCGCGCGACCCGCGACCTGCCGTTGCAGCTTTCGGGCGGCACCACGACCACGCTTGGCGCGTATGCCGGACGCTGGCTGGCGCTGTACTTCTATCCCAAGGACGCCACGCCCGGCTGCACCACCGAGGGCCTGGACTTCAACGCCCTGCTCCCCGAATTCGAAGCACTCGCCGCCGACGTGCTCGGCGTCTCGCGCGACACGGTGAAGTCGCACGACAACTTCTGCACGAAACAGGGGTTCCGCTTCGCGCTGGTGAGCGACGCGGAAGAGGCCCTGTGCCGCGCGTTCGACGTGATCCGCGAGAAGAACATGTACGGCCGCAAGGTGATCGGCATCGAGCGCAGCACCTTCCTGGTCGATCCCGGCGGCCGCATCCATCGCGCCTGGCGCAAGGTGCGCGTGCCCGGGCATGCCCAGGCCGTGCTCGACGCACTGAAGGACGCGCGCTCCCGGTGA
- a CDS encoding glycine cleavage system protein R, with the protein MTDTDTTARPAPTENHLLINAYTTHPRSPLLAVSRRIADSGCNLVDTRLSTVGRDVSVTALATGSWDAVAKLEAMLSRLEREEDLKLVWYRTGPKPIQSNLLPYIVEVVASDKPGILFQLADFFDHQNITIESLHCSRYRAMQTGADMFSAQITIGVPADMHIAALRDDFLEFCDHLNLDAIMDPMKF; encoded by the coding sequence TTGACCGACACCGATACCACCGCGCGGCCCGCGCCGACCGAAAACCACCTGCTGATCAACGCCTATACGACGCATCCGCGCTCGCCGCTGCTGGCGGTGTCGCGACGCATCGCCGACAGCGGCTGCAACCTGGTCGACACGCGCCTGTCCACCGTGGGCCGCGATGTCTCGGTCACCGCGCTCGCCACCGGGTCGTGGGACGCGGTCGCCAAGCTCGAAGCCATGCTGTCGCGCCTGGAGCGCGAGGAAGACCTGAAGCTCGTCTGGTACCGCACCGGCCCGAAGCCCATCCAGTCCAACCTGCTGCCGTACATCGTCGAAGTGGTGGCGTCGGACAAGCCGGGGATCCTGTTCCAGCTGGCGGATTTCTTCGACCACCAGAACATCACCATCGAGAGCCTGCACTGCTCGCGCTACCGCGCCATGCAGACCGGCGCCGACATGTTCTCGGCGCAGATCACCATCGGCGTGCCGGCCGACATGCACATCGCCGCGCTGCGCGACGACTTCCTCGAGTTCTGCGACCACCTGAATCTCGACGCCATCATGGATCCGATGAAGTTCTGA